In Lacibacter sp. H375, one DNA window encodes the following:
- the rpsR gene encoding 30S ribosomal protein S18, which produces MAKNEIKYLTAIKTEKPRKKYCRFKKYGIRYIDYKDVEFLKKFLNEQGKILPRRLTGNSLKYQRKLSDAIKKARQMALLPYVTDLLK; this is translated from the coding sequence ATGGCAAAGAATGAAATTAAATACCTGACGGCGATTAAGACCGAGAAGCCACGCAAAAAATATTGCCGCTTCAAAAAGTATGGTATCCGTTACATCGATTACAAAGATGTTGAGTTCCTGAAAAAGTTTTTGAACGAACAGGGTAAGATCCTTCCCCGTCGTTTAACTGGTAACTCTCTTAAGTACCAACGTAAATTATCAGATGCAATTAAGAAAGCACGTCAAATGGCATTGCTTCCTTATGTAACTGATCTTTTGAAATAA
- the rpsF gene encoding 30S ribosomal protein S6, giving the protein MNNYEMMVIFTPVLSEEEFKAAQKRYTDLLAANGGEVVNSNPWGLKSLAYPIEKKTTGIYWVIEYKAASDFNAKLNVQLHRDEQVLRHMYTALDKYAVEYNYKKKNGVPTGNLKAEA; this is encoded by the coding sequence ATGAACAATTACGAAATGATGGTGATTTTTACCCCGGTTCTGTCTGAAGAAGAATTCAAGGCAGCACAAAAACGCTACACCGATCTACTCGCAGCAAATGGCGGAGAAGTGGTGAACAGCAATCCTTGGGGTTTAAAATCTCTCGCCTATCCAATCGAGAAAAAAACAACCGGTATTTACTGGGTAATTGAGTACAAAGCAGCTTCAGATTTCAATGCTAAGCTGAATGTACAACTCCACCGTGATGAGCAAGTGCTCCGTCACATGTACACTGCACTCGACAAATACGCCGTTGAGTACAACTACAAAAAGAAGAATGGCGTTCCTACTGGTAACTTAAAAGCGGAGGCATAA
- a CDS encoding Ig-like domain-containing protein: protein MRKLQLRLLLSLLFVTAFILTSSSQVVISQVYGGGGNTGATYTHDFIELFNRGTNSVSLNGWSVQYASATGTSWAKTDLTNITIAPGQYYLIQQAQGAGGTTPLPTPDVTGTIAMGGTAGKVALLNVNTLITAGTSCPTGPTVVDFVGFGTTANCFEGAGATPAPSNTNAVKRALNGCTDNNNNAADFAAGAPTPRNTASTLNPCSGSVISVSAAAGTNAAEPATNGTFTISSSAPAPAGGITVTYSLTGSATIVSDYTNPQAGSVTIAAGNTSAIVTLNTVDDILIEGTETIDITINSVTSPAIIATGNASINLTDNDVLASPYISLVTSYTQDFNSLASTGTSSALPTGWLFSETLTNANGLYSAGTGSSTSGDTYSFGASGSSDRALGTVQSGSLISVIGAQIQNNSGTVITKLKISYTGEEWRLGTTLRADKLSFQYSLNATSLANGTWTDATALDFSTPNISSVIGAKDGNAIENKTEVVYTIRGLSIPAGAVFLIRWNDFNASGSDDGLAVDDFSIEANPVDLIPPTVTTLVPANGTTNTPVNLSASVTFNEDVMKGNGTIVLKKTSDNSIVRTINIADAILAARTLSVTLNNLQVNTQYYLEISAGAIADLEGNPFAGITGNSTWAFTTGINIYVANFQNCTSGLSDGFTQYSQVGSIVWACTTFGRDPNAPAGTTAFPSGVQINGFSGGTNVLNTDWLISPSFNLTATNYPLLSFWSRTAFNGQPLQLKVSTDYVNGDPSLATWTDINGKFPSQTSNVWTLSENINLSAFKGSNVHFAFVYYSDEDEGARWTLDDISLGNSPVPPPPSLTVSTTDVQFAFAASGTTATKTFSFIGNDLTNDVMLTSTGAFALSKDGSSFSSSISYTVAEANNLSKTVYVRFAPTQNNQDFAGNIAITTGDISQTINLGGTSIDPVTTLEVVNWNIEWFGSTGNGPTNDAQQEQNVKTILSNLNADVYAVTEIVSEERLKAVVDQMPGYTYVISNYGSHTNTSINPPSALATAQKLAFIYKPSVLSNVTTNALLSAGINSAADVANPAYDYWASGRFPFMMSADVTLNCVTKPVKFVLAHAKANTAPTATSYNRRKRGADTLHYTLQQNYANDNIIMLGDYNDDLDESITDGFTITSYSIFTNDTENFTPVTLPLSLAGKKSTVSYDDVIDHVTISNELVTNYLPSSAKILTDVTSLVSNYGSTTSDHYPVFSRYRFNNTTAPAVTTCAAEVKFCAASPNSYSVPAFVATDDCGDALTYSYTITGATERNGTGNDASGTFNIGTSVIVWTATDSWGNSATCSTSVIINTNPTVTIPDGYALPTGTLANTVYIGYSPASSLTLTANASGGTPSYNYSWSSGATTSTAIVSPTTETTYTVTVTDANGCQASAKKAIDVLDIRSGKKLDKVTICHKTGSGSHNISISQSDVVNHLAHGDMLASCTVTTPTTSTRLVGTAAGKLSIQVLPNPSTVEFTLVIKAEQTGNINLRVLDIQGRVLEQRTNISPTQKLTIGEGFHSGIYFAEITQGTDRKVIKLLKL, encoded by the coding sequence ATGAGAAAACTTCAACTACGGTTGTTGCTGTCGCTACTATTTGTAACAGCATTTATCTTAACCAGTTCTTCGCAAGTAGTAATTAGTCAGGTGTATGGTGGCGGTGGAAATACCGGTGCAACTTACACGCATGATTTTATTGAATTGTTTAACAGGGGAACAAATTCCGTTAGCCTCAACGGCTGGTCAGTACAATACGCATCAGCAACAGGCACCTCTTGGGCAAAGACGGATCTTACAAACATAACCATTGCGCCTGGCCAGTATTATCTTATTCAGCAGGCACAAGGCGCTGGAGGCACGACCCCTTTACCAACTCCCGATGTAACAGGTACAATTGCAATGGGCGGAACAGCAGGCAAAGTAGCATTGCTAAATGTAAATACATTAATTACTGCCGGAACAAGTTGCCCAACAGGGCCAACAGTTGTTGACTTTGTTGGATTTGGTACAACAGCAAATTGTTTTGAAGGCGCCGGCGCAACTCCTGCCCCATCCAATACAAATGCTGTGAAAAGAGCTTTAAACGGTTGTACAGATAACAATAATAACGCTGCTGATTTTGCTGCAGGAGCCCCCACTCCGAGAAATACGGCTTCAACCCTAAATCCATGTTCAGGTTCTGTAATATCTGTTTCGGCAGCTGCCGGAACAAATGCAGCTGAGCCCGCTACCAATGGAACATTTACGATTAGCTCATCTGCGCCTGCTCCTGCAGGAGGGATTACCGTTACATATTCGTTAACAGGTTCGGCAACTATTGTAAGCGATTACACAAATCCGCAAGCCGGATCAGTAACCATTGCAGCAGGTAACACATCCGCAATTGTTACACTTAATACTGTTGATGATATTCTTATTGAAGGAACTGAAACAATTGATATTACTATTAATTCTGTTACAAGTCCTGCAATTATTGCAACAGGCAACGCAAGTATTAATCTTACAGACAATGATGTACTTGCAAGCCCATATATTTCTCTCGTAACGAGCTACACGCAGGATTTTAATTCCTTGGCCAGCACAGGCACATCATCAGCTCTCCCCACAGGTTGGTTATTTTCAGAGACATTAACTAATGCAAATGGATTATACAGCGCAGGTACAGGTTCGTCAACTTCAGGTGATACTTACAGTTTTGGAGCAAGCGGAAGTAGCGACAGAGCATTGGGCACAGTGCAATCAGGAAGTCTCATTTCAGTTATCGGTGCACAGATTCAGAACAATTCCGGAACTGTTATTACAAAATTAAAGATCAGTTATACCGGTGAAGAATGGCGGTTGGGTACAACATTAAGAGCAGACAAACTGTCTTTCCAATATAGTCTTAATGCAACCAGTCTTGCTAACGGTACATGGACAGACGCAACAGCTCTTGATTTTTCCACGCCCAATATCAGCTCTGTAATCGGTGCTAAAGATGGTAACGCAATTGAAAATAAAACAGAGGTTGTTTACACCATTCGTGGTTTATCTATTCCTGCGGGAGCTGTTTTTCTTATTCGCTGGAATGACTTTAATGCAAGCGGTTCTGATGATGGATTAGCAGTTGATGATTTCAGCATTGAAGCCAACCCTGTTGATCTTATTCCTCCTACAGTAACAACATTGGTTCCTGCAAATGGAACAACCAATACGCCTGTCAATCTTTCTGCATCTGTTACATTCAATGAAGATGTGATGAAAGGAAACGGAACGATTGTGTTGAAGAAAACAAGTGATAACAGTATTGTCCGTACAATTAATATTGCCGATGCAATACTTGCAGCACGCACATTAAGCGTTACACTCAACAATCTTCAAGTGAACACGCAATATTACCTTGAAATTTCTGCAGGTGCTATTGCTGATCTTGAAGGCAATCCTTTTGCTGGTATCACCGGCAACAGTACCTGGGCATTTACAACAGGCATCAATATTTATGTTGCAAATTTCCAGAACTGTACTTCAGGTTTGAGTGATGGCTTTACACAATACAGCCAGGTTGGAAGTATAGTTTGGGCATGTACTACATTCGGTCGTGATCCAAATGCTCCGGCAGGCACAACTGCTTTCCCAAGCGGTGTACAGATCAATGGTTTTTCCGGAGGTACAAATGTGCTGAATACTGATTGGCTGATCTCTCCTTCGTTCAATTTAACAGCAACCAATTATCCATTGCTTTCATTCTGGAGTCGCACTGCATTCAATGGTCAACCACTACAATTAAAAGTATCAACTGACTATGTAAATGGCGATCCTTCTTTGGCAACATGGACTGATATTAACGGCAAGTTCCCATCACAAACTTCAAACGTGTGGACCTTGTCAGAAAATATCAACCTTTCTGCATTCAAAGGAAGTAATGTGCATTTTGCTTTTGTGTATTATTCTGATGAAGATGAAGGTGCCCGTTGGACATTGGATGATATCAGCCTCGGCAATTCACCTGTGCCACCGCCACCAAGTTTAACTGTAAGTACTACTGATGTTCAGTTCGCATTTGCAGCAAGTGGAACAACTGCAACTAAAACATTCAGCTTTATTGGGAATGATCTGACGAATGATGTAATGTTAACATCAACAGGTGCATTTGCATTGTCAAAAGATGGCAGTAGTTTCAGTTCATCTATTTCATATACTGTCGCAGAAGCAAACAATCTTTCGAAAACAGTTTATGTTCGTTTTGCGCCCACGCAAAACAACCAGGATTTTGCAGGCAACATTGCAATTACAACCGGCGATATTTCTCAAACCATTAATCTGGGCGGAACAAGTATTGATCCGGTTACCACTCTTGAAGTAGTGAACTGGAACATTGAATGGTTTGGCAGCACAGGTAATGGCCCAACCAATGATGCACAACAGGAACAGAATGTAAAAACTATTCTCAGCAATCTTAATGCAGATGTGTATGCAGTTACAGAAATAGTAAGCGAAGAAAGATTAAAAGCGGTAGTAGATCAGATGCCCGGTTATACTTATGTGATCAGCAATTATGGTTCACATACAAATACAAGTATTAATCCTCCATCAGCATTGGCAACTGCACAAAAACTGGCATTCATTTACAAACCATCGGTGTTGAGTAATGTAACAACAAATGCATTGCTTTCGGCAGGCATTAACTCAGCAGCAGATGTCGCAAATCCTGCTTACGACTATTGGGCAAGCGGTCGTTTTCCATTTATGATGAGTGCAGATGTTACGCTCAATTGTGTAACTAAGCCTGTGAAATTTGTATTGGCTCATGCAAAAGCAAACACAGCGCCTACAGCAACATCTTACAACAGGAGAAAACGTGGTGCTGATACATTGCATTACACTTTGCAACAGAACTATGCAAATGATAACATCATTATGCTTGGAGATTATAACGATGACCTGGATGAATCGATCACAGATGGATTTACGATCACATCATATTCCATCTTCACCAACGATACAGAAAACTTCACACCTGTAACATTGCCATTAAGCCTGGCAGGTAAGAAATCAACGGTGAGTTATGACGATGTGATCGATCATGTAACCATTTCAAATGAGTTGGTTACCAACTATCTTCCGTCAAGTGCAAAAATTCTCACCGATGTTACATCACTTGTTAGCAATTACGGTTCTACAACATCAGATCACTATCCTGTATTCAGCCGTTACCGTTTCAACAACACAACAGCGCCTGCAGTAACCACCTGCGCTGCTGAAGTGAAATTCTGTGCTGCATCTCCAAACAGCTATTCTGTTCCTGCTTTTGTTGCAACCGATGATTGCGGTGATGCACTCACTTATAGTTACACGATTACCGGCGCAACTGAACGTAACGGTACTGGCAATGATGCAAGCGGCACATTCAACATCGGCACAAGTGTTATTGTATGGACAGCAACTGATAGTTGGGGTAATTCAGCAACATGCAGTACATCAGTAATCATCAATACAAATCCAACTGTTACTATTCCTGATGGATATGCATTACCAACAGGAACATTGGCAAACACAGTTTACATTGGCTATTCACCTGCTTCATCACTTACATTAACAGCAAATGCAAGTGGCGGCACGCCATCTTATAATTACAGCTGGTCAAGTGGAGCAACCACATCAACAGCGATAGTAAGTCCAACAACCGAAACAACTTACACAGTTACTGTAACGGATGCAAATGGTTGCCAGGCAAGTGCTAAAAAGGCTATCGATGTTTTGGATATCAGAAGCGGAAAGAAACTTGATAAAGTAACCATCTGCCACAAAACAGGCAGCGGATCACACAATATCAGCATAAGCCAAAGTGATGTAGTGAATCATTTAGCACATGGTGACATGTTGGCTAGTTGCACGGTAACAACTCCAACGACTTCAACAAGATTGGTGGGCACAGCAGCTGGTAAGCTTTCTATTCAGGTATTACCAAACCCATCAACAGTTGAGTTTACTCTTGTCATTAAAGCTGAACAGACCGGGAACATTAATTTGAGGGTGCTCGATATTCAGGGCCGAGTGCTGGAACAACGTACCAACATCAGCCCTACCCAGAAACTGACCATCGGTGAAGGGTTCCATTCCGGTATCTACTTTGCCGAAATAACCCAGGGAACTGATCGAAAAGTGATCAAACTCCTGAAACTCTGA
- a CDS encoding class I SAM-dependent methyltransferase, whose product MKLLQHINYFLYIASNWGIRLGFFTLKQELRGEKKYGINSTSANDLAEFQIKGNQLSHATEYMPVNYFTIEHVLEHLPANAKRGIFLDIGCGKGRALCVAAAYGFTKLYGIDFAKQLIEQAEQNLSLTKERFPSIQYELSWSDITTLEISKDVSTVFLFNPFDEVLMKKIIQKINNSLQQYPRDLYVIYCSPRHEELFFADGYDVLYRIKKYNFLEGIILSKSKPKV is encoded by the coding sequence TTGAAACTACTGCAACACATAAACTACTTCTTATACATCGCTTCAAACTGGGGCATCAGGCTAGGTTTCTTTACCTTAAAACAAGAACTAAGAGGTGAGAAAAAATATGGCATCAACAGTACTTCAGCTAACGATCTTGCAGAATTTCAAATAAAAGGAAATCAATTATCACATGCTACTGAATACATGCCGGTGAATTATTTCACCATTGAACATGTGCTTGAACATCTTCCAGCGAACGCAAAGAGAGGAATATTTTTAGATATTGGTTGCGGCAAAGGAAGAGCATTATGTGTGGCTGCTGCTTATGGATTTACAAAATTATATGGAATTGATTTTGCAAAACAATTGATCGAACAGGCAGAACAAAATCTTTCTCTTACAAAAGAACGTTTCCCATCCATTCAATATGAATTATCATGGAGCGACATTACAACGCTGGAAATCAGTAAAGACGTAAGCACAGTGTTTTTGTTTAATCCGTTTGATGAAGTGCTAATGAAGAAGATCATCCAAAAAATCAATAATTCTTTACAGCAATACCCACGTGACCTGTATGTAATTTATTGCAGCCCAAGGCACGAAGAATTGTTTTTTGCGGACGGTTATGACGTTTTATACCGAATCAAAAAATACAATTTCCTTGAAGGAATCATTCTTTCGAAAAGTAAGCCCAAGGTTTGA
- the recJ gene encoding single-stranded-DNA-specific exonuclease RecJ, which translates to MQKRWTFLKKDTQRIDALAHELKIHPVLCSILVQRGFDTFEKAKQYFRPQLSDLHDPWLMKDMQKAVDRLLHAFNKNEKILVFGDYDVDGTTSVACMYQFLCSVYDPARLDFYIPHRYREGYGVSKQGIDFAKANGFNLIISLDCGIKSIELIAYAKELGIDFIVCDHHLPDAEVPIAVAILNPKQKDCYYPYKELCGCGVGFKLITALAQTLNLEDEHVHRYLDLVATAIAADIVPMTGENRILALHGLKRVNEQPSNGIKALMFLSDVKTTMHITNLVFLIAPRVNAAGRMDDARKAVQMFIASTYEEALSFAEMLHADNDERKEADMSITEEALAIINGNEQLKTRKSTVLYQSHWHKGVVGIVASRLTEHYYRPTIVLTQSGDYAAGSARSVNGFNLYEAIHACREHLLGYGGHFAAAGLTLMPENIDAFTAAFEKEVSRTIKDEQLIPEIIIDEELQLADIKPGLYNIIKQMEPFGPENMRPVFVSKKVRDNGYSKIVKDQHLRLVVKQNDTVLTGIFFRAAHLFPVLQQGAFDVVYTIDENDWNGTVSLQLKVIDIRPSTD; encoded by the coding sequence ATGCAGAAACGATGGACCTTTTTAAAAAAAGACACTCAACGGATTGATGCACTTGCACATGAGCTCAAGATCCATCCTGTACTCTGCAGCATTCTTGTGCAAAGAGGATTTGATACATTTGAAAAAGCAAAACAATACTTCCGCCCGCAATTGAGCGATCTGCATGATCCATGGTTAATGAAAGACATGCAGAAAGCAGTTGACAGACTATTGCATGCATTTAACAAAAACGAAAAAATTCTTGTATTCGGCGATTATGATGTTGATGGTACAACAAGTGTTGCCTGCATGTATCAATTTCTTTGTTCTGTTTACGATCCTGCACGTTTAGATTTTTATATTCCCCATCGTTATCGTGAAGGGTATGGTGTATCAAAACAAGGAATTGATTTTGCAAAGGCAAACGGGTTTAATCTCATCATCTCCCTCGACTGTGGGATTAAATCAATTGAACTAATCGCTTATGCAAAAGAGTTAGGCATTGATTTTATCGTTTGCGATCACCACTTACCCGACGCTGAAGTGCCGATTGCGGTTGCTATTCTCAATCCTAAACAAAAAGACTGCTATTACCCATACAAAGAACTATGTGGTTGTGGTGTGGGATTTAAACTCATTACAGCACTTGCACAAACGCTGAACCTTGAGGATGAACACGTGCATCGCTATCTTGATCTTGTTGCAACAGCTATTGCAGCAGACATCGTTCCGATGACGGGAGAAAACAGAATCCTTGCTTTGCATGGATTGAAACGGGTGAATGAACAACCATCAAACGGTATAAAAGCATTAATGTTTTTAAGCGATGTAAAGACTACCATGCATATCACCAACTTAGTTTTTTTGATTGCACCAAGAGTGAACGCTGCCGGACGAATGGATGATGCACGTAAAGCTGTACAGATGTTCATTGCTTCAACCTATGAAGAAGCATTAAGCTTCGCAGAAATGTTGCATGCGGATAATGATGAACGTAAAGAAGCAGATATGTCCATCACAGAAGAAGCTCTTGCGATCATTAACGGTAACGAACAACTGAAAACAAGAAAATCAACTGTACTGTATCAATCACATTGGCACAAAGGCGTCGTAGGCATTGTCGCTTCACGATTAACAGAACATTACTATCGTCCAACAATTGTACTCACACAAAGTGGCGATTATGCTGCCGGCAGTGCAAGAAGTGTAAATGGATTTAATTTATATGAAGCTATTCATGCCTGCCGTGAACATCTTCTTGGATATGGCGGCCACTTTGCGGCAGCAGGTCTTACTTTAATGCCTGAGAATATCGATGCGTTTACAGCTGCGTTTGAAAAAGAAGTAAGCCGCACTATTAAAGATGAGCAGCTTATTCCCGAAATTATTATTGATGAAGAGTTGCAACTGGCAGATATTAAACCCGGACTTTATAACATCATCAAACAAATGGAACCCTTCGGACCGGAAAATATGCGACCTGTTTTTGTTTCCAAAAAAGTGCGTGATAACGGTTACAGCAAAATTGTAAAAGATCAGCATCTGCGTTTAGTTGTAAAACAAAATGATACTGTTTTAACAGGTATCTTCTTTCGTGCAGCTCATTTATTTCCTGTTCTACAACAAGGCGCTTTCGACGTCGTTTATACCATTGATGAAAACGATTGGAACGGAACTGTAAGCCTGCAATTAAAAGTCATTGACATCAGACCATCTACTGATTGA
- a CDS encoding polyprenyl synthetase family protein — protein MSASSSIQLLVKDELLAFEEKFRQAVKSRVSLLDRIMQYIIKRKGKQVRPMFVFLSAKLFGPITESTHRAAALVELLHTATLVHDDVVDESMERRGFFSINALWKNKIAVLVGDYLLSKGLLLSLKNDDFTTLKILSEAVEKMSEGELLQIEKTRKLNLSEEVYFEIIKNKTASLLSSACAAGTWSTTMDVEKTEQMKLFGEKAGIAFQIKDDLFDYGSASIGKPTGNDIKEKKLTLPLIYTLNNADAAKKKELIYLLKNENRQKKNVQYIIDEVIKAGGITYAADTMNRYRDEAITILHQFPQNEIRDGLEALVRYTTDRKY, from the coding sequence ATGAGCGCTTCCTCCTCCATTCAATTATTGGTTAAAGACGAATTACTGGCTTTTGAAGAAAAATTCCGCCAGGCTGTTAAAAGTAGGGTGTCCCTGCTCGATCGGATTATGCAATATATCATCAAGCGAAAAGGAAAGCAGGTAAGGCCCATGTTTGTGTTCCTGAGTGCAAAATTGTTTGGTCCTATTACCGAAAGTACTCACCGTGCTGCGGCTTTGGTTGAACTACTTCATACGGCTACGCTTGTTCATGACGATGTGGTGGATGAATCGATGGAGAGAAGGGGCTTTTTCTCCATTAATGCGTTGTGGAAAAACAAGATCGCTGTGTTAGTTGGCGATTATTTGTTGTCGAAGGGCTTGTTACTTTCGCTGAAAAATGACGATTTCACCACTTTAAAGATATTATCTGAGGCAGTTGAGAAAATGAGCGAAGGAGAACTGCTGCAAATAGAAAAGACAAGAAAACTCAACCTGAGTGAAGAAGTTTACTTCGAGATCATCAAAAATAAAACAGCTTCCCTATTATCATCTGCATGTGCTGCAGGTACCTGGTCCACGACAATGGATGTTGAAAAAACAGAACAGATGAAATTGTTTGGAGAAAAAGCAGGAATAGCTTTCCAGATCAAAGATGATCTTTTTGATTATGGCAGCGCTTCTATTGGCAAACCAACAGGGAACGATATTAAAGAAAAAAAACTGACACTGCCACTCATTTATACGTTGAATAATGCAGATGCTGCCAAGAAAAAAGAATTGATCTATCTTCTCAAAAACGAGAACAGGCAGAAAAAAAATGTACAATATATCATTGATGAAGTAATTAAAGCTGGGGGAATTACTTATGCTGCTGATACCATGAACCGTTATCGTGATGAGGCGATCACCATTCTTCACCAATTTCCACAAAATGAAATAAGAGACGGACTTGAAGCATTGGTAAGATATACCACCGATAGAAAATATTAA
- a CDS encoding OmpA family protein encodes MASKKYTLLIGALCFILTNLTAQSYDWKDSSLIPKKSQAQHNEFLQNQQPFPAKPRNQWEIGLSVGNVLVAGDVTPVIPQIGWGAHVRKAFGYIFSARLQYAGGIAKGLNWTPAFNYGKNPAWKSNYAAPVNMRYPGIPAGGQSGQLYQFSSKDLSTTGAYVPITDALMDPVYYNFRTISHQLSLQGIITLNNIRFHKSKTSFIIYGLGGIGGMVYETKVDALNANDGTYAADFRSIYAKYEVANKNKRDIRRDLKAAMDKKYESTADGHQLRRPKLFDMTFRPMVQVGAGVAFKVGKRFSIGIEEVLTVVKDDLLDGQRWQEHSMGDASLTRDFDNWHYTNINFNYSLGAKSVEPLWWLNPLDYAYNELNAPRHMKLPKPVLDDADGDGVTDQFDNEPNTPAGCPVDTHGVARDTDGDGVPDCKDKELITPTQCQPVDADGVGKCPDPECCKNLAAAPPACNLVDLPSINFGGNSSSLSAEGKALVGSVATSLRGNPECKLIVCGSAAKSKSGQALGQKRVDAIVKYLVEVQGISADRVVAQYDCHEGDPSVVELRAEKK; translated from the coding sequence ATGGCAAGCAAAAAGTACACCCTTCTTATAGGGGCCCTATGTTTTATTTTAACAAATCTTACCGCTCAGAGCTACGATTGGAAAGACTCCTCTCTGATTCCTAAAAAGTCTCAAGCTCAACACAACGAATTTTTACAAAACCAACAACCTTTTCCGGCAAAACCACGTAACCAGTGGGAAATTGGCTTAAGCGTTGGTAATGTTTTGGTAGCTGGTGACGTTACACCTGTTATTCCTCAAATCGGGTGGGGTGCCCATGTACGTAAAGCCTTCGGTTATATTTTTTCTGCAAGATTGCAATATGCAGGCGGTATCGCAAAAGGATTAAACTGGACTCCTGCATTTAATTACGGAAAAAATCCTGCTTGGAAATCTAACTATGCAGCACCGGTCAATATGCGGTATCCAGGCATTCCTGCAGGTGGGCAAAGCGGTCAATTGTATCAATTTTCTTCAAAGGACTTGAGCACTACTGGTGCATATGTACCGATTACTGATGCACTTATGGATCCCGTATATTATAATTTCAGAACAATTTCGCACCAATTGTCTTTGCAGGGTATCATTACTTTAAACAATATTCGTTTCCATAAATCAAAAACCAGCTTTATTATCTATGGTCTGGGTGGTATTGGTGGTATGGTTTACGAAACCAAAGTGGATGCCCTTAATGCAAATGATGGAACTTATGCTGCAGACTTTAGGTCTATTTATGCAAAATACGAGGTTGCAAATAAGAACAAGCGTGATATTCGTCGTGACTTGAAAGCGGCCATGGATAAAAAATATGAAAGTACGGCTGATGGTCACCAACTGCGTCGTCCTAAGTTATTTGATATGACTTTCCGCCCAATGGTACAGGTTGGTGCTGGTGTTGCATTCAAAGTGGGTAAGCGTTTCAGCATTGGTATTGAAGAAGTATTAACTGTTGTTAAAGACGATCTTCTTGATGGACAACGTTGGCAGGAGCATTCAATGGGCGATGCTTCTTTAACTCGTGATTTTGATAATTGGCATTATACAAACATTAATTTCAACTATAGCCTTGGTGCTAAATCTGTTGAGCCTCTCTGGTGGTTAAATCCATTGGATTATGCTTACAACGAGTTAAATGCTCCCCGTCACATGAAGCTTCCAAAACCAGTTTTGGATGATGCTGATGGTGATGGTGTAACTGATCAGTTCGATAACGAACCTAATACGCCAGCTGGTTGCCCGGTTGATACACATGGTGTTGCTCGTGATACTGATGGTGATGGTGTTCCGGATTGTAAGGATAAGGAATTGATCACTCCAACTCAGTGCCAGCCAGTAGATGCTGACGGTGTTGGTAAGTGTCCAGATCCTGAGTGCTGTAAGAACTTAGCTGCTGCTCCTCCAGCTTGTAACTTGGTTGATCTTCCAAGCATTAATTTCGGTGGCAACTCCAGCTCATTAAGTGCAGAAGGTAAAGCACTGGTTGGTAGCGTAGCTACTTCACTCCGTGGCAACCCAGAATGTAAATTGATCGTTTGCGGTAGCGCTGCTAAGAGCAAATCAGGTCAGGCATTAGGTCAGAAGCGTGTTGACGCTATCGTTAAATACCTGGTAGAAGTACAAGGTATCAGCGCTGATCGTGTGGTTGCTCAGTACGACTGTCATGAAGGCGATCCTTCAGTAGTTGAGCTCCGTGCAGAAAAGAAATAA